One region of Suncus etruscus isolate mSunEtr1 chromosome 5, mSunEtr1.pri.cur, whole genome shotgun sequence genomic DNA includes:
- the CCNB2 gene encoding G2/mitotic-specific cyclin-B2 → MALPRCPKVSTNLDSIDTGVSTKAKSHVTTRRAVLKEIGNKVTTKGTQKAQNIKVPVQTSKATHVSKQVKPTASVRPVQMEKLVPKDPSTTEDISMKEETFCQAFSDALLCKIEDIDSEDNENPQLCSDYVKDIYQYLRQLEVVQCISPHFLDGRDINGRMRAILVDWLVQVHAKFRLLQETLYMCVAIMDRFLQVQPVCRKKLQLVGITALLLASKYEEMFSPHIEDFVYITDNAYTSSQIREMETMILKELKFELGRPLPLHFLRRASKAGEVDVQQHTLAKYLMELTLTDYDMVHYYPSKVAAAASCLSQKVLGQGKWNVKQRHYTGYSENEVLDVMQHMAKNVKKVNENLTKFLAIKNKYASSKLLKISTIAQLNSKTIQELASPLMGHP, encoded by the exons ATGGCGCTGCCCCGATGCCCGAAG GTGTCCACGAATTTGGACAGTATTGACACAGGAGTCAGTACTAAAGCCAAGAGCCATGTGACCACCCGACGGGCAGTTttgaaagaaattggaaataaagttACAACCAAAGGCACACAA AAAGCTCAAAACATTAAAGTCCCTGTTCAAACCTCCAAAGCAACACATGTCAGCAAGCAAGTGAAGCCCACAGCCTCTGTGAGACCAGTCCAGATGGAGAAGCTGGTTCCAAAG GACCCCTCCACTACTGAAGATATCTCCATGAAGGAAGAGACTTTCTGCCAGGCCTTCTCCGACGCTCTACTCTGCAAGATTGAGGACATAGACTCTGAGGACAATGAGAACCCGCAGCTCTGCAGCGACTACGTAAAGGACATCTACCAGTACCTGCGACAGTTGGAG GTTGTGCAGTGCATCAGCCCACATTTCTTAGATGGCAGAGACATCAATGGGCGCATGCGTGCCATCCTGGTAGACTGGCTGGTGCAGGTGCACGCCAAGTTCCGGCTTCTGCAGGAGACGCTCTACATGTGTGTCGCCATCATGGATCGCTTTCTTCAG GTACAGCCCGTCTGTCGAAAGAAGCTCCAGCTGGTTGGGATCACAGCACTGCTCTTGGCCTCCAAGTATGAAGAGATGTTTTCTCCCCATATTGAGGACTTTGTCTACATCACAGACAATGCGTACACCAGCTCCCAGATCCGAGAAATGGAAACTATGATTCTGAAAGAGCTGAAATTCGAGTTGGGTCGACCTTTGCCACTCCATTTCCTGAGGCGGGCATCAAAAGCTGGAGAG GTGGATGTTCAGCAGCACACTTTGGCCAAATACCTGATGGAGTTGACACTCACAGACTACGACATGGTGCACTATTACCCGTCCAAGGTGGCAGCGGCTGCTTCCTGCCTGTCCCAAAAGGTTCTAGGCCAAGGAAAATGG AATGTGAAGCAGCGGCATTATACGGGCTACTCTGAGAACGAGGTACTGGACGTTATGCAGCATATGGCCAAGAATGTCAAGAAAGTTAATGAGAACCTCACCAAGTTCCTC GCCATCAAGAATAAGTATGCGAGCAGCAAGCTCCTGAAGATTAGCACAATTGCTCAGCTGAACTCAAAAACCATCCAAGAACTCGCTTCCCCCCTTATGGGCCACCCCTAA